A genomic region of Nymphaea colorata isolate Beijing-Zhang1983 chromosome 2, ASM883128v2, whole genome shotgun sequence contains the following coding sequences:
- the LOC116248882 gene encoding eukaryotic translation initiation factor 3 subunit H-like, with amino-acid sequence MANTMVRSFVQVAAAEEVSSPLRVVQMEGLAILKIIKHCKEFMPALVTGQLLGLDVGSVLEVTNCFPFPIREEDEEIEADGANYQLEMMRCLREVNVDNNTVGWYQSTYMGSYQTVELIETFMNYQENIRRCVCIIYDPSRSSQGVLALKALKLTDAFMDLYRASSLNGEKLREKNLTWVDIFEEIPIKVSNSALISAFMSELEPEAPVSQCDYDRLSLSTNPFMERNLEFLIECMDDLSMEQQKFQFYYRNVSRQQSQQQAWLQKRRAENMARKAAGEEPLPEEDPSNPIFKPLPEPSRLDSFLITNQISNYCSQINGSAGQSLNKFYLMEALHEK; translated from the exons ATGGCAAACA CTATGGTCCGTTCGTTCGTTCAGGTGGCGGCTGCGGAGGAAGTTTCGTCGCCGCTGAGGGTGGTTCAGATGGAGGGCTTG GCTATTCTGAAGATCATCAAACACTGCAAGGAGTTTATGCCAGCTCTAGTTACGGGGCAGCTTCTTGGGTTGGATGTTGGTAGCGTTCTGGAAGTTACCAACTGTTTCCCCTTTCCG ATTcgagaagaagatgaggaaatTGAAGCAGATGGGGCTAATTATCAGCTTGAGATGATGAGGTGCTTGAGGGAGGTCAATGTTGATAACAACACTGTCGGATG GTACCAGTCAACCTACATGGGTTCTTATCAGACTGTAGAATTGATTGAAACTTTCATGAATTACCAG GAGAACATAAGAAGGTGTGTCTGCATTATTTATGACCCATCCAGATCTAGTCAAGGTGTTCTGGCTCTCAAGGCCTTGAAGCTGACAGATGCTTTTATGGATCTATACCGAGCGAGCTCTCTTAATGGAGAGAa GCTTAGggagaagaatttaacgtgggtGGATATCTTTGAAGAAATACCT ATAAAGGTGTCAAATTCTGCACTCATAAGTGCTTTCATGTCAGAGCTAGAGCCTGAAGCACCCGTGTCTCAG TGTGATTATGATCGTCTTTCTTTGTCTACAAACCCGTTCATGGAGAGGAACCTGGAATTTCTAATTGAATGTATGGATGATCTATCCATGGAACAGCAGAAG ttCCAATTTTATTACCGAAACGTCTCACGCCAACAATCCCAGCAGCAGGCCTGGTTGCAGAAACGAAG GGCTGAGAACATGGCAAGGAAAGCTGCTGGAGAGGAACCATTGCCTGAAGAAGATCCCTCAAATCCCATCTTTAAGCCTCTTCCTGAACCTTCACGGCTTGACAGTTTTCTCATAACAAATCAGATTTCTAACTACTGTAGTCAAATCAATGG GTCTGCCGGGCAAAGTCTCAATAAATTCTATTTGATGGAAGCATTGCATGAGAAGTGA